In a single window of the Porites lutea chromosome 14, jaPorLute2.1, whole genome shotgun sequence genome:
- the LOC140924136 gene encoding forkhead box protein N3-like isoform X1, which translates to MPPIRKPDLDKLKLHPKPYLSRSVGASGFKNSLDKGAKFSLSSSCFGAITTEKGEPDDDLTSLNWLQSNDILKDFDVSATVPPVSPTADINGDIFETPPRGAQSKGPFSPDSLANKRKSPSKPPYSFSSLIFMAIEEAPMKKLPVKDIYNWIMEHFPYFRDARLGWKNSVRHNLSLNKCFKKVDKDKGQFFPQNVGKGSLWTVDPEYRPNLLQALKKTPAFHPYHNLLTTPPPSPKNHSSDSSTLGNSIGKIEVDPDAEAEAVATICMISTPPELRVAEMVRCQSCPPSETDKEDQLLKRAKEFYYRHRGSFSGAVSMAKDKLPSSLLTDSHGRNKKAMLSSSLSRIDSVRMRKDISPDSSLDGEFEFDHGGDSDEEDSEIDETMEKVVKDELSDSGYGQGLEDQNEQKKVSSKDKPQPRHRRGRNNSTTEKMNAIAGADALLELANSAVMPLQSSNSASSSPVPLVS; encoded by the exons ATGCCGCCTATACGAAAGCCAGACCTGGATAAACTAAAGCTACATCCAAAGCCATATCTGAGTAGATCAGTTGGTGCTTCAGGCTTTAAAAACTCACTTGACAAGGGCGCAAAATTCAGTTTAAGTTCTAGTTGTTTTGGTGCCATTACAACAGAGAAAGGAGAGCCTGATGATGACTTGACCAGCCTCAACTGGTTACAGAGCAATGATATTTTGAAAGACTTTGATGTGTCTGCAACTGTACCTCCTGTTTCCCCTACAGCGGACATAAATGGGGACATTTTTGAGACCCCTCCCAGAGGGGCACAGTCCAAAGGACCCTTTTCCCCGGACTCGTTAGCTAACAAACGCAAGAGTCCATCAAAGCCTCCATATTCTTTTTCGTCGCTCATTTTTATGGCTATTGAGGAGGCTCCTATGAAGAAATTGCCTGTTAAAGACATTTACAACTGGATAATGGAACATTTTCCATATTTCCGTGATGCAAGACTTGGTTGGAAAAACTCTGTTCGACACAACCTTTCCCTCAACAAATGTTTTAAGAAAGTAGACAAGGATAAAGGACAG TTTTTTCCACAGAATGTTGGCAAAGGATCTTTGTGGACAGTAGATCCTGAATACAGGCCCAACTTGCTCCAAGCACTAAAAAAGACGCCTGCTTTTCACCCGTATCATAACCTGTTAACGACGCCACCACCATCACCAAAAAATCATTCCTCAGACAG CAGTACCCTAGGAAACAGCATTG GGAAAATTGAAGTTGATCCCGATGCAGAAGCAGAAGCAGTTGCAACAATTTGTATGATAAGCACACCCCCAGAATTGCGTGTTGCTGAAA TGGTTCGTTGCCAGTCCTGTCCTCCTTCTGAAACTGATAAAGAAGATCAGTTGTTAAAGAGAGCCAAGGAGTTTTACTACAGACACAGGGGCTCCTTTTCTGGAGCTGTCTCCATGGCAAAAGACAAGTTACCCTCTTCCCTGCTGACAGATTCCCATGGAAG GAACAAGAAAGCAATGTTATCTTCATCTCTAAGTAGAATTGATTCTGTGAGAATGCGAAAGGATATCTCCCCAGACTCCTCACTTGATGGCGAGTTTGAATTTGATCATGGTGGTGATTCTGATGAAGAAGACAGTGAAATTGATGAGACAATGGAGAAAGTTGTCAAGGATGAATTGAGTGACAGTGGTTATGGCCAAGGTCTTGAAGACCAAAATGAACAGAAAAAGGTTTCAAGCAAGGACAAACCTCAACCCCGTCATAGACGGGGGCGTAATAACAGTACAACAGAGAAAATGAACGCTATCGCAGGTGCTGACGCATTATTAGAACTTGCTAACTCAGCAGTCATGCCATTACAAAGCTCCAATTCTGCTTCTTCAAGTCCTGTTCCACTGGTTAGCTAG
- the LOC140924136 gene encoding forkhead box protein N3-like isoform X2 — MPPIRKPDLDKLKLHPKPYLSRSVGASGFKNSLDKGAKFSLSSSCFGAITTEKGEPDDDLTSLNWLQSNDILKDFDVSATVPPVSPTADINGDIFETPPRGAQSKGPFSPDSLANKRKSPSKPPYSFSSLIFMAIEEAPMKKLPVKDIYNWIMEHFPYFRDARLGWKNSVRHNLSLNKCFKKVDKDKGQNVGKGSLWTVDPEYRPNLLQALKKTPAFHPYHNLLTTPPPSPKNHSSDSSTLGNSIGKIEVDPDAEAEAVATICMISTPPELRVAEMVRCQSCPPSETDKEDQLLKRAKEFYYRHRGSFSGAVSMAKDKLPSSLLTDSHGRNKKAMLSSSLSRIDSVRMRKDISPDSSLDGEFEFDHGGDSDEEDSEIDETMEKVVKDELSDSGYGQGLEDQNEQKKVSSKDKPQPRHRRGRNNSTTEKMNAIAGADALLELANSAVMPLQSSNSASSSPVPLVS, encoded by the exons ATGCCGCCTATACGAAAGCCAGACCTGGATAAACTAAAGCTACATCCAAAGCCATATCTGAGTAGATCAGTTGGTGCTTCAGGCTTTAAAAACTCACTTGACAAGGGCGCAAAATTCAGTTTAAGTTCTAGTTGTTTTGGTGCCATTACAACAGAGAAAGGAGAGCCTGATGATGACTTGACCAGCCTCAACTGGTTACAGAGCAATGATATTTTGAAAGACTTTGATGTGTCTGCAACTGTACCTCCTGTTTCCCCTACAGCGGACATAAATGGGGACATTTTTGAGACCCCTCCCAGAGGGGCACAGTCCAAAGGACCCTTTTCCCCGGACTCGTTAGCTAACAAACGCAAGAGTCCATCAAAGCCTCCATATTCTTTTTCGTCGCTCATTTTTATGGCTATTGAGGAGGCTCCTATGAAGAAATTGCCTGTTAAAGACATTTACAACTGGATAATGGAACATTTTCCATATTTCCGTGATGCAAGACTTGGTTGGAAAAACTCTGTTCGACACAACCTTTCCCTCAACAAATGTTTTAAGAAAGTAGACAAGGATAAAGGACAG AATGTTGGCAAAGGATCTTTGTGGACAGTAGATCCTGAATACAGGCCCAACTTGCTCCAAGCACTAAAAAAGACGCCTGCTTTTCACCCGTATCATAACCTGTTAACGACGCCACCACCATCACCAAAAAATCATTCCTCAGACAG CAGTACCCTAGGAAACAGCATTG GGAAAATTGAAGTTGATCCCGATGCAGAAGCAGAAGCAGTTGCAACAATTTGTATGATAAGCACACCCCCAGAATTGCGTGTTGCTGAAA TGGTTCGTTGCCAGTCCTGTCCTCCTTCTGAAACTGATAAAGAAGATCAGTTGTTAAAGAGAGCCAAGGAGTTTTACTACAGACACAGGGGCTCCTTTTCTGGAGCTGTCTCCATGGCAAAAGACAAGTTACCCTCTTCCCTGCTGACAGATTCCCATGGAAG GAACAAGAAAGCAATGTTATCTTCATCTCTAAGTAGAATTGATTCTGTGAGAATGCGAAAGGATATCTCCCCAGACTCCTCACTTGATGGCGAGTTTGAATTTGATCATGGTGGTGATTCTGATGAAGAAGACAGTGAAATTGATGAGACAATGGAGAAAGTTGTCAAGGATGAATTGAGTGACAGTGGTTATGGCCAAGGTCTTGAAGACCAAAATGAACAGAAAAAGGTTTCAAGCAAGGACAAACCTCAACCCCGTCATAGACGGGGGCGTAATAACAGTACAACAGAGAAAATGAACGCTATCGCAGGTGCTGACGCATTATTAGAACTTGCTAACTCAGCAGTCATGCCATTACAAAGCTCCAATTCTGCTTCTTCAAGTCCTGTTCCACTGGTTAGCTAG
- the LOC140924693 gene encoding uncharacterized protein, which yields MRKEACCAVAGGVSVVIIIFIGAMVGTSLRKLDTDEVGIAYDIHQKKLATNVQREGLHAGSPGYKFIIFPSVFQSIDYEDLECLNREGIEIKLKVQLQYRAKAKKLREIILQFKDKENYLEVLKSVGESAIHDACSVFNTTQLQSQRASFQDLVRKTLGRRFETLWADVEDLQVRNIVRPESYEKVIRNQEAAKENIKVAENQRPRQVVEANTEKEEARAQAKITIQRAESEARVSLSKARAEADSIRAAYEAETNAFLKLKEESLNSTEGLLSYLGVRVISENNNTVNVAFDAPARTKFTYN from the exons ATGCGAAAGGAAGCATGTTGCGCAGTTGCTGGTGGCGTTTCTGTTGTGATTATCATCTTTATTGGGGCAATGGTGGGAACTTCCCTGCGGAAGTTGGACACCGATGAAG TGGGAATAGCTTATGACATCCATCAAAAGAAGCTGGCGACCAATGTGCAGCGAGAAGGTCTTCACGCTGGCTCACCAGGTTACAAATTTATTATCTTCCCGAGCGTGTTCCAGAGCATTGATTACGAGGATCTTGAGTGTCTTAACCGAGAAGGCATTGAAATCAAGCTTAAAGTACAACTTCAATATCGAGCGAAAGCCAAAAAGCTGAGAGAGATTATCCTGCAGTTTAAAGACAAGGAGAATTACCTGGAAGTTCTCAA aagCGTCGGTGAATCAGCGATTCATGATGCCTGCAGCGTGTTTAACACAACTCAGCTACAGTCTCAACGCGCCTCTTTCCAGGATCTTGTCCGCAAAACCCTGGGTCGGAGATTTGAAACACTCTGGGCAGACGTGGAAGATTTACAG GTGAGAAATATCGTGAGACCAGAATCATACGAAAAGGTGATTAGGAACCAAGAGGCCGCAAAAGAAAACATCAAAGTTGCTGAAAATCAGCGCCCGCGACAAGTGGTTGAAGCGAACACCGAAAAGGAGGAAGCCCGCGCGCAGGCAAAGATTACAATCCAACGGGCAGAGTCTGAGGCGAGGGTTTCTTTGTCAAAAGCCCGAGCTGAAGCCGACAGTATCCGAGCGGCCTACGAAGCCGAGACGAATGCATTTTTAAAACTCAAGGAGGAGAGTTTGAATAGTACTGAAGGGTTGTTGTCTTATCTGGGTGTAAGGGTCATTTCTGAGAACAACAATACTGTTAATGTTGCTTTCGACGCTCCAGCTAGGACTAAGTTTACTTACAATTAA